In Chloroflexota bacterium, a single genomic region encodes these proteins:
- a CDS encoding NERD domain-containing protein: MHVVVNQKLITTRVRFASAAHLGALAVFAVGLYISWSNPEPSLEQMGMAYGAIIIGLILYNVGQVFLRRFGPRNRQDAVLVKTLKSLDRRFHFVAFASTKLPDYLLVGPAGIQVIVTRTHDGSISCRSNTWSRDAGSGFKRLSGLFGGQPFGDPGEDAAKAIASVRKKLAEGGIPETSQPPVDAVIAFTNPAAKLRIDGSTYPVTNLKGLRGTIRGGGGKASRDRALDERAAERVVQALTG; this comes from the coding sequence ATGCACGTCGTCGTCAATCAGAAGCTGATCACCACCCGTGTCAGGTTCGCCAGCGCGGCGCATCTCGGCGCACTCGCCGTGTTCGCCGTGGGGCTCTACATCTCCTGGTCGAACCCCGAGCCGTCGCTCGAACAGATGGGCATGGCCTACGGGGCCATCATCATCGGCCTGATCCTCTACAACGTCGGGCAGGTCTTCCTGCGGCGGTTCGGGCCGCGCAACCGGCAGGATGCCGTCCTGGTCAAGACGCTCAAGAGCCTGGACCGACGGTTCCACTTCGTCGCCTTCGCCTCCACGAAGCTGCCCGACTATCTGCTCGTCGGGCCAGCCGGCATCCAGGTGATCGTGACGCGGACGCACGACGGCAGCATCTCCTGCCGCTCGAACACCTGGAGTCGCGACGCGGGGTCGGGGTTCAAGCGGCTCAGCGGCCTGTTCGGCGGGCAGCCGTTCGGCGATCCGGGCGAGGATGCCGCGAAGGCCATCGCCAGCGTCCGCAAGAAGCTGGCTGAGGGTGGCATCCCCGAGACAAGCCAGCCGCCCGTCGACGCGGTCATCGCGTTCACCAACCCGGCCGCCAAACTACGGATCGACGGCAGCACCTACCCCGTCACCAACCTCAAGGGCCTGCGCGGAACGATTCGCGGCGGGGGCGGCAAGGCATCGCGCGACCGTGCGCTTGACGAGCGGGCGGCCGAGCGGGTGGTGCAGGCGCTCACGGGATGA